The nucleotide sequence CCGCCTGAGCAGATGACGAGGGAGAAGAAGCGGCTGATGGAGCAGATGATTTTTCCTTGGTGTGAGAAAATCAAGAAGGAAAGACTCGACCTCTCGTTGGCAGGAATCTTCGAAATCGTGCGTGATTATTATGGGAACGAACCGTACTATGCACAGGTCGTTTCCATCTTGAAAGACAGGGTGTTGAAATCGTCCGACCATGAAGATTAGCGGATGGGGGAGTCGCCTGCGCTTCTGTGACAGAGAAGTTGGAAATAGCGGAAGCCTTGGTGATGTCTCCGCAGATCATCCCTGACGTGATGTATGAGAAAGGATTTCTTCCATGAATGGAAAGAAGATTGCCGTCCTTGTGCGCAAAAGTCATCCGGCAAAGTACGCGCAATGCATAGCCGCCCTGCATAAAATAAAATGGCCGCAAGATCATGCGGCAGAGGTCTTCACGCTCTCTGCGGGAGAACCGTATGCAAGACAGGTGAATGCTGTCTTGAAGGAAACAGATGCCAGGGTCAAGATTTATATCGACGACGATCTGCGTCTTGTGTTTCCGCAGGCGATCGAAGAAATCCTGACGATCTTTCAAGACGGAAGCATCGGCATGGTCGGTTTCCTCGGCAGCCGGTCGCTTCCTGTGAGCGGAAATCTCATGGAATCGCCGTATGTATGCGGCGCCGTGTATGTTCCGTCAGAGAAGGGCCTTCAAGAGGCTCGTTTCGGCAGTGCTGCGGTTGGGGAATGTCAGGCTGTCCGCTTCCTTGCGCCTTCATTTTTTGCGACGCAGGGCGACTTTTCGTGGGATGAGGATTACAAGAATCAATATTATGCCGTGCTCGCATATAGCAGGCGCTTTGAGCAGCAGGAGAAGCGCATCGTTGTGCCGACCGTAGAGAAGCCGTGGTGCGCTTACCAGGGGCGACACATTTCCTTCGATGCTGACGAGGGGGATCGCAAGAGGTTCTTTGCCGTGCATCATGCTTATCTGACGGATGATGTGTCGCCTGACAGGCAGATGCTCTACGCGTGCGGCGAGGATTCTGCCGTCGAAGGCTGGCAGAACTTTTCCCTGCCGGAGGCGATCTCCATCGGTGCGCACACGAAGATTCACAAGACGGCGCTGTGCCGCGCGGAGCAGGCGGAGTTTGCAGGTGTCCCACGCATCGTCGTCGGAGATGCATGTGCGGTGGATGCGTACAGCATGTTGACGGCGGCTTCTGGCATCGTGCTCGAAAACTTTGTGACGCTGGCGCCGAATGTGCATCTCGTGGATTTCGTGCAGCGAGGCGGGGCTGTCGGCCTTGCCGTGCGCGGCCGCAGCAGCGTCTCGGAGGTGCGCGGCATACGCATCGGCTATGGGACGCGTCTGGAGGAGAATGTCGTCGTCCGAGGTGCCGTGCAGATCGGACGCGGCTGCATCGTGCGGGCGGGTTCCGTCGTTCGGACCGACATCCCCGATTACTGCGTGGCGGAAGGGAATCCCGCGCACGTCGTGCAGGCATTTTCTTCGAAAGAAGGACGTTGGCTTCCGGTAAATTGTGTTGAGGATCTGGCGGCTCTTTTGGCTGAACGGGAAAAGACGCCGCCGATGCTGACGTACGCCATCATCACGTATAATCGCAGTCGCTTCCTCGCCAAATCACTAGAGAGCGTCCTGCAGCAGGCGGGCAATGATGCGCTGGTCGAGGTGCTCGTCTCGGACAATGCTTCTACAGATGATACGCGGAGTTTAGTGGAGGGGTTGCAGAAGAGATACCGGAATCTGCGCTATCACTGCAATGAGCAGAATATCGGCGCGGAGGGGAATGTTCATGTCGCCATGCGCGAGAGCCGGGGAGAATATGTCATCGTGGCGGGGGACGACGATTACCTGGTGGATGGCACGCTGTATTCGTTGATAGATCTCATGTATCAGTATCGCGGCTATGCGCTCTTCTACCGCGTATGGTCAGACGATCCTTCGGCCAAGAAGGTCTATACGGGGAGCGGCTGCCTGAACTACCTAGCGCTCCTTCGCTGCGGCATCACATGGTTGAGCACTATCGCCATGCGGCGCGAATTGTACGACGCCATCGAAGAGCCGCACAAATATGATGCAACGCGCCTGCCGCAGGTGTATCTGCAGATGGAGATCTTGAAGCAGAAGCCGGAATTCGCCATTCTCGAAGAGGATGTATTCACGGCAGAAACCGGAGATCATTTTACGACGGGATTCGATGTTGCAGAGGTTTTCATACAGAATTATCTGCATATCCTGCAGGAGACAGCAGCGCCGTCCCCCGAGCAGATGAGTCTGGAGAAAAAGAAGGTCATGGAGCGTGTCATCTATCCGTGGTGTTGGAAGATCAAAGCGGGATATTCCACGCTGTCTTTGGAAAAGCTGTTCGACATCGTAGAGAGATATTATAGAGACGAGGCGTTCTACCCGGAAATCCTTGCAAAACTCAAGGAAATCTTGGGCGGGAATCCGTCGGGAAGGGGAAGTCATGCGTCATAAGACGAGCATCATCATCCTGAGCTATAACACGTTGGAGCTTTTGCAGCTCTGCGTCAACAGTATACGCGAATATACCGAGGCGGGAACGTATGAGATCATCGTTGTAGAGAATGCCTCGAAGGACGGCTCTGCCGAGTGGCTCAGGGAGCAGATGGATCTCCGCTGCATTTACAACGAGGAAAACCAAGGCTTCCCGAAGGGCTGCAACCAAGGACTTTCGATCGCGGAAGGGACAGAATTGCTGCTATTGAACAGCGATGTCATCGTCACGAAGAACTGGCTGGAGAACCTCTGCCGTGCCCTTTACAGCGCCCCGGAGGTCGGTGCGGTGAGCTGCGTCACGAACTGCTGCTCCAACAACCAGCAGATCGAGACGTCCTACGAAAATGTGGAGGATATGCAGGCGTTCGCTGCGACATACAATGTATCGGATCCTGCACGCTGGGAAAGGAAGACGACGCTCGTAGGATTTTGCTTTCTCTTCAAGCGGGAAGTGTTCGACAAGGTGGGTTTTCTTGACGAGCAGTTCAGTCCCGGCAACTTCGAGGATGATGATTATTCCCTGCGCATTCTGCAGCAAGGATGGGATCTCCTCCTCTGCCATGACACATTTATTCATCATTTCGGACATGCAAGCTTCTCGAAAGGATATGGCGACCAAGAGGTGGCGGAAAAAGTCCGGCGTTCCAATGCGTTGCTCCGGCGCAACGGTGCCTTGTTCCAGCAGAAATGGCACATCCCTTCGACATACAAGATCATGGATGTGGAAGAGCTTCGCCGTCTGCTGCAGCATCCTGCGGAGGCGGTCGGGACGGTGCAGGAAAGCCGCCTGCCGAGGGAGAAGAAGATTGCAGTGATCGTGCGCAAGAGCAGCGAGGAATGGTATGGATGCTGCATGGAATCTCTTGAGAGGATGGAGTGGCCGCAAGGGTATGCAGTGGAGGTATTCACGCTGGATGCGGCAAAGCCCT is from Selenomonas sputigena ATCC 35185 and encodes:
- a CDS encoding glycosyltransferase is translated as MNGKKIAVLVRKSHPAKYAQCIAALHKIKWPQDHAAEVFTLSAGEPYARQVNAVLKETDARVKIYIDDDLRLVFPQAIEEILTIFQDGSIGMVGFLGSRSLPVSGNLMESPYVCGAVYVPSEKGLQEARFGSAAVGECQAVRFLAPSFFATQGDFSWDEDYKNQYYAVLAYSRRFEQQEKRIVVPTVEKPWCAYQGRHISFDADEGDRKRFFAVHHAYLTDDVSPDRQMLYACGEDSAVEGWQNFSLPEAISIGAHTKIHKTALCRAEQAEFAGVPRIVVGDACAVDAYSMLTAASGIVLENFVTLAPNVHLVDFVQRGGAVGLAVRGRSSVSEVRGIRIGYGTRLEENVVVRGAVQIGRGCIVRAGSVVRTDIPDYCVAEGNPAHVVQAFSSKEGRWLPVNCVEDLAALLAEREKTPPMLTYAIITYNRSRFLAKSLESVLQQAGNDALVEVLVSDNASTDDTRSLVEGLQKRYRNLRYHCNEQNIGAEGNVHVAMRESRGEYVIVAGDDDYLVDGTLYSLIDLMYQYRGYALFYRVWSDDPSAKKVYTGSGCLNYLALLRCGITWLSTIAMRRELYDAIEEPHKYDATRLPQVYLQMEILKQKPEFAILEEDVFTAETGDHFTTGFDVAEVFIQNYLHILQETAAPSPEQMSLEKKKVMERVIYPWCWKIKAGYSTLSLEKLFDIVERYYRDEAFYPEILAKLKEILGGNPSGRGSHAS